TATTTAATACGGAAAAATTACAGTCATATATTAAGAAACTTTCGGAAGAATATACAATAAAAAATATAGATGAAGAAATATTTAATAATGTTAAAAGTGAACCATGGTCAAAGGATTTATGTTCTCAATTTTCAAGTTATGATGAATATGAAAAATTGGGACTTGGCTTTGTTATAACACATAATACTGATATTGTTTGTGGTGCATCCTCTTATACGGTATATAATGATGGAATAGAAATTGAAATAGATACAAAAGAGAAATATCGTAGAAAAGGTCTTGCACTTGCATGTGCTTCAAAACTAATTCTTGAATGTGTGGACAGAGATATTTATCCCAGCTGGGATGCTGCAAATAGAGAATCGGCATCTTTGGCTGAAAAATTAGGCTATCATTTTGACAGTGAATATGTAACATATGCCATAACTAATTTTAGGTAAGATTATGGGTGTTGAGTTAGATAGTGCTATTATTATAGGATGATTTAAAGAAATTCTAATATAAATGTAATCGAAATAATAAGTATATAATTGGAGCTAATAGTATTTAAATATATTTAAATTGATATAATATTGACATTATAATTATGCTTCTGATAAAATTTATACATAGTAATATGATTTTGAAGGGTGGAATGCTATCCGGATCACTTGATGTTAAAAAATCGAATAACATAAGTTGAACGTGGAGATGTAAGATAGAATCATTAATTGAATAGGTAGAAAAACTGTTAATTATAACAGCTTTTTTTGTTATGCCTAGTTATCAATTATGACTTTATTCTGCTCTCTTGGCGGTAGTGTTCAATTATATCAGAGCCATGGAGTTATAATCTGTGGCTCTTTTTATTTTTCACCTGACTAACTTGGCGTAAGTCTCCAACGCACTCTGTACAGTCCTCACACAAAATCAAAAAGAAGATTTTGGTTCTATGCTTGCACGCTGTACAGCGATTCACACCAAATACAAAATAAATTTTGTTTTGTCTGCTTTTCTTCAAGTTGGAGTTCGACGCCAAGCAAGCCATGCGTTTGCAGTTCTAAAATTCAGATGGGTAAAAGAATCCCCACCTGAATTAAGAACTTGCTTCAGAAATCATATTGCTACATAAATTATTATGTTATTTTCTATAAAATACATATTTATTGAGAAGGGGAATGGGGTTATGTTGAATAAAATATTTGAGTATTTAAAAAGGCCAAAATTATATGAAGAAAGTAGTGCTAAATTTTGGGATGATGAGCACATATCCAAGGGGATGATTAAGGCACATTTAAATCCAAACTTGGAAGCAGCAAGTAGAAGACATGATTTTATTGATAGTTCTGTAGATTGGATCAATAAAATAGCACCATGTGGAAGTTATAAAAAGATTTTAGATTTGGGCTGTGGGCCAGGACTTTATACACAAAGATTAGCTGAAAGAGGCTATTTA
This genomic window from Clostridium pasteurianum DSM 525 = ATCC 6013 contains:
- a CDS encoding GNAT family N-acetyltransferase, translated to MHYLPEEYMYRIERIFDRCSETMIWSCLQGYMGKGWVDNVQNPKSAQILIGDFCFFAGVPNLDLVKNIPHYYTTPYILMVPGSDKWGTMIEQKYKGNFQKFMRYAFKKESEIFNTEKLQSYIKKLSEEYTIKNIDEEIFNNVKSEPWSKDLCSQFSSYDEYEKLGLGFVITHNTDIVCGASSYTVYNDGIEIEIDTKEKYRRKGLALACASKLILECVDRDIYPSWDAANRESASLAEKLGYHFDSEYVTYAITNFR